One Lysinibacillus fusiformis genomic window carries:
- a CDS encoding RelA/SpoT family protein, translated as MAKEQILTPENVFDLVKSYMNEENVAFVKKAYELARDAHIEQFRSSGEPYIIHPVQVAGILAELQMDPETVSAGFLHDVVEDTEVTRDDLVREFGEEVAILVDGVTKLGKIKYLSKEAQQAENHRKMFVAMAQDIRVILIKLADRLHNMRTLKHLPAEKQRRISKETLEIFAPLAHRLGISTVKWELEDTALRYLNPQQYYRIVSLMKKKRDEREAYLDNVMGEMKSQLTDVEIDADVYGRPKHIYSIYRKMVLQKKQFNEIYDLLAIRVLVDSIKDCYAVLGIVHTLWKPMPGRFKDYIAMPKQNFYQSLHTTVIGPYGDPLEVQIRTKEMHKIAEYGIAAHWAYKEGKNIDSEKQNVDQKLTWFREILEFQNESSNAEEFMESLKFDLFSDMVYVFTPEGDVIELPAGSVPIDFAYRVHSEVGNRTIGAKINGKMVPLDTPLKTGDIIEILTSKQSFGPSRDWLKIAQSSQAKNKIKQFFKRHLREENIIKGKEMIEKEIRAQDFDMKETMSAENFKRVFDKFNYTNEDDLFAAVGVNGITAQQVVNRLAEKRRKEREQEEALEKIEQKMKNPIPQKRTESGVIVKGIDNMLIRLSRCCTPVPGDEIVGFITKGRGVSVHRADCPNIQVEDEQERLIEVEWEHGLTPEKKEYPVDIEVSAFDRPGILNEVMHIVSETKTNILAVSGRADRDKIATIHLTISISNISHLHKVVERIKQTPDIYSVQRVIN; from the coding sequence ATGGCGAAAGAGCAAATTTTGACTCCTGAAAACGTTTTTGATTTAGTCAAATCCTACATGAATGAAGAAAATGTCGCATTCGTGAAAAAAGCATATGAATTGGCACGAGATGCGCATATTGAGCAGTTCCGTAGCTCTGGTGAACCGTATATTATTCACCCAGTGCAAGTAGCCGGTATTTTAGCAGAATTACAAATGGATCCTGAGACAGTGTCAGCTGGTTTTTTACATGATGTTGTCGAAGATACAGAAGTTACACGTGATGATTTGGTCCGTGAATTTGGTGAAGAAGTAGCAATTCTCGTTGACGGTGTGACAAAGCTTGGAAAAATCAAATATTTATCGAAAGAAGCACAACAAGCAGAAAATCATCGTAAAATGTTTGTGGCGATGGCACAGGATATTCGCGTTATCTTAATTAAGCTTGCAGACCGTTTGCATAATATGCGCACATTAAAACATTTACCTGCTGAAAAGCAACGCCGCATTTCCAAAGAGACGCTTGAAATTTTTGCACCACTTGCGCACCGTCTGGGAATTTCAACTGTGAAATGGGAACTGGAGGACACAGCACTTCGTTATTTAAACCCACAACAATATTATCGTATCGTGAGTCTTATGAAGAAGAAAAGAGATGAACGTGAGGCGTATTTAGACAATGTCATGGGTGAAATGAAATCTCAGCTGACAGATGTTGAAATTGATGCTGATGTTTATGGTCGTCCCAAGCATATTTACAGCATTTATCGTAAAATGGTGTTGCAAAAAAAACAATTTAATGAGATTTATGATTTATTAGCCATACGCGTACTCGTTGATAGCATAAAAGATTGCTATGCCGTGCTAGGAATTGTCCATACGCTTTGGAAGCCGATGCCTGGGCGCTTTAAAGACTATATAGCGATGCCAAAACAAAACTTTTATCAATCCCTTCATACGACTGTCATTGGTCCTTATGGTGACCCGCTAGAAGTGCAAATACGTACTAAAGAAATGCATAAAATTGCGGAATATGGGATTGCTGCGCACTGGGCGTATAAGGAAGGCAAAAATATTGATAGCGAAAAACAAAACGTCGATCAAAAGTTAACATGGTTCCGTGAAATTTTAGAATTCCAAAACGAGTCTTCCAATGCAGAGGAGTTTATGGAATCTTTAAAATTCGATTTATTCTCAGATATGGTGTATGTTTTTACGCCTGAAGGGGATGTCATTGAATTGCCGGCTGGTTCAGTACCTATCGACTTTGCATACCGTGTGCATTCAGAGGTCGGAAATCGTACAATCGGTGCAAAAATTAATGGCAAAATGGTACCGCTCGATACACCACTGAAAACAGGTGACATTATCGAAATATTAACATCGAAACAATCATTTGGCCCGAGCCGTGATTGGCTAAAAATTGCTCAATCGTCACAAGCAAAGAACAAAATAAAGCAATTTTTCAAGCGTCATCTTCGTGAAGAAAATATCATCAAAGGTAAAGAGATGATAGAGAAGGAAATTCGTGCACAAGACTTTGACATGAAAGAAACAATGTCAGCAGAAAACTTTAAGCGTGTTTTCGATAAATTTAACTACACAAATGAAGATGATTTATTCGCAGCTGTGGGTGTAAATGGTATTACTGCACAACAAGTTGTCAATCGTTTGGCAGAAAAACGCCGTAAAGAGCGTGAACAGGAAGAAGCTCTAGAAAAAATTGAGCAAAAAATGAAAAATCCAATTCCGCAAAAACGTACAGAGTCGGGCGTTATCGTGAAAGGTATCGATAATATGCTCATTCGTCTATCCCGCTGTTGTACACCTGTTCCGGGTGATGAAATTGTCGGCTTTATTACAAAAGGAAGAGGTGTCTCTGTACACCGTGCCGACTGTCCGAATATCCAAGTGGAAGATGAGCAGGAGCGTTTAATTGAGGTTGAATGGGAGCATGGACTTACGCCCGAGAAAAAAGAGTATCCTGTCGATATTGAAGTATCTGCATTTGATCGACCGGGTATTTTAAACGAAGTCATGCATATTGTGAGTGAAACAAAAACAAATATTTTAGCAGTTAGTGGTCGTGCAGATCGCGATAAAATAGCGACGATTCATTTAACAATTTCGATTTCAAATATTTCACATTTGCATAAAGTTGTAGAACGTATTAAACAAACTCCTGATATTTATTCTGTGCAACGAGTCATCAATTAA
- a CDS encoding carbohydrate kinase, with protein sequence MNEREQAVLALIRQNPFMSQQEMADKMNLSRPVLANLVSSLTKQGKIVGRAYILPEENEIICIGGANLDRKFHVRGTVQLGTSNPASSSFSVGGVGRNIAENLGRLNHGVTLLTTAGKDADWLVIQEASEPFMNLRYVEQLPDAATGSYTAIMDEQGELALAVANMEVYDLLLPSLLKQHEAMLMNAGCFIMDLNCPKETVAYIQQVAIARGISLVIVPVSSPKMNRLPDTLQGVTWFICNTDEAETIVGHAIDNEAHYEKALQQLLLLGAEHVIITAGGKGVYAASTSIAPSHFAAKVIEKIEDVTGAGDAFVSAVIHSWLRGQTLETSIDAGLTNAKKTLGSPYTVRPELSEELLKIEMEE encoded by the coding sequence ATGAATGAAAGAGAACAGGCGGTACTCGCATTAATTCGCCAAAATCCGTTTATGTCTCAGCAAGAGATGGCAGATAAAATGAATTTGTCTCGACCAGTACTTGCGAATTTAGTGTCGAGCTTAACAAAGCAAGGCAAAATTGTTGGTCGTGCCTATATTTTACCTGAGGAAAATGAAATTATTTGCATTGGTGGCGCAAATCTCGACCGTAAATTTCATGTAAGGGGAACTGTGCAACTCGGAACATCAAACCCTGCCAGCTCTTCATTTAGTGTAGGCGGCGTAGGTCGAAACATTGCTGAAAACTTAGGCCGTCTCAATCATGGGGTTACATTACTGACGACAGCTGGTAAGGATGCCGACTGGCTGGTGATTCAGGAAGCTTCAGAACCGTTTATGAATTTACGTTATGTCGAACAGCTTCCTGATGCTGCAACTGGTTCGTATACCGCGATCATGGATGAACAGGGCGAGCTTGCTTTAGCCGTTGCCAATATGGAAGTCTATGACTTATTATTACCAAGTTTGTTAAAGCAACACGAGGCAATGCTGATGAATGCCGGCTGCTTTATTATGGACCTCAATTGTCCAAAAGAAACAGTGGCTTACATTCAGCAAGTAGCGATTGCTCGTGGAATTTCACTCGTAATTGTGCCGGTATCTTCACCGAAAATGAACCGACTTCCGGATACTTTGCAAGGAGTCACATGGTTTATTTGTAATACAGATGAGGCAGAGACGATTGTTGGTCATGCGATAGACAACGAGGCACATTATGAAAAAGCGCTTCAGCAGCTTCTGTTATTAGGCGCTGAGCATGTGATTATTACAGCAGGTGGCAAAGGTGTGTATGCAGCCTCAACTTCCATTGCACCAAGTCATTTTGCGGCGAAAGTCATAGAAAAAATTGAAGATGTTACCGGTGCTGGAGATGCCTTTGTGAGTGCGGTTATTCACAGTTGGTTAAGGGGACAAACTTTAGAAACGTCTATAGATGCGGGCTTAACAAACGCCAAAAAAACATTGGGGTCTCCGTACACTGTAAGACCTGAATTATCAGAAGAATTATTGAAAATTGAAATGGAGGAATAA
- a CDS encoding pseudouridine-5'-phosphate glycosidase, protein MKEFIVLSEEVKAGQEKGLPIIALESTIISHGMPYPQNVQTAREVEQIIRDNGAVPATIALIDGKIKIGLSEEELEMFGNAQGVAKASRRDLAYLLATKKLGATTVAATMICAELAGIEIFVTGGIGGVHRGAETTMDVSADLEELSQTNVAVICAGAKSILDIGLTLEYLETKGVPVVGYGTDELPAFYTRQSGFDVNFKAETPEEVAAMLRAKWQLGLRGGAVIANPIPEAEALEHEFITNIIEKALHEAEENGIQGKNVTPFLLGKVKELTEGKSLDANIALVKNNAVIGSKIAVAYNKAN, encoded by the coding sequence ATGAAAGAATTCATCGTTTTATCAGAAGAAGTAAAAGCAGGTCAAGAGAAGGGTCTACCAATTATTGCTTTAGAATCAACAATTATCTCACATGGTATGCCATATCCACAAAATGTACAAACAGCGCGTGAAGTGGAACAAATTATCCGTGACAACGGTGCAGTGCCAGCTACGATCGCATTAATTGATGGTAAAATTAAAATTGGTTTATCAGAAGAAGAACTTGAAATGTTTGGCAACGCTCAAGGTGTGGCAAAAGCTTCTCGCCGTGACTTAGCCTACTTATTAGCAACAAAAAAATTAGGCGCAACAACGGTTGCCGCAACGATGATTTGTGCAGAGCTTGCAGGCATTGAAATATTTGTTACTGGTGGTATTGGTGGTGTACACCGTGGTGCAGAAACAACTATGGACGTTTCAGCAGACTTAGAAGAATTATCACAAACAAATGTAGCGGTAATTTGTGCTGGTGCGAAGTCAATTTTAGATATCGGCTTAACGCTTGAATATCTTGAAACAAAAGGTGTACCTGTAGTTGGATATGGTACGGATGAACTTCCAGCATTCTATACACGACAAAGTGGTTTTGATGTAAACTTCAAAGCCGAAACACCTGAAGAAGTTGCAGCAATGCTTCGTGCAAAATGGCAATTAGGTTTACGAGGTGGGGCGGTTATTGCAAACCCGATACCAGAAGCTGAAGCGCTAGAGCACGAATTCATCACGAACATCATTGAAAAAGCGTTACATGAAGCTGAGGAAAATGGTATTCAGGGTAAAAACGTAACGCCATTCTTACTTGGTAAAGTGAAAGAACTAACAGAAGGTAAGAGCCTTGATGCTAATATTGCGTTAGTAAAAAACAATGCAGTAATTGGGTCGAAAATTGCTGTAGCGTATAATAAAGCAAACTAA